The following proteins are encoded in a genomic region of Hippoglossus hippoglossus isolate fHipHip1 chromosome 3, fHipHip1.pri, whole genome shotgun sequence:
- the zdhhc13 gene encoding palmitoyltransferase ZDHHC13 produces the protein MDWTESSTDHGHMRDGCHHGHAGHSHSHGPRAAAFGSMPHPFAPAFQGPFGKSADQTMDLTQQPKKRSHMDDSASWDIVKATQFGILERCKELVEAGYDVRQPDKENVTLLHWAAINNRSELVKYFISNGAIVDQLGGDLNSSPLHWAIRQGHLPMVIQLMRYGADPSIADGEGYRALHLAILFQHMAIAAYLMAKGQEVDGPDCNGQTPLMLAAQKIIGPEPTNFLIKNNASVSAVDKVNRNTPLHCAVLAGNVDAAHLLLDAGASVDADNINGHTPIDLAHQVHSPLLIHMLNHVKQERIRSNSRCLRIVNRYRAILQFLLCTTMFGCVGAIVDMNSDSWLLKGVLLVCVIGVINLVSRNFPSPSFQSLLPAASLMASVFWMLVTWFLWFLPDGPSTTVQVLFTLNATALLYYYLRTCRTDPGFVKATEEEKKMNVLVLAEAGCLDPRILCTSCMIKKPARAQHCYTCDACVAKQDHHSVWTNSCIGARNHHYFILFLFSLVLMGAWMFYGSLVYWSTHCVLHYEEQGLWGVVSALVSCSPWVLSIFLLAFYHTCWSSLILLLQLYQIAFLGLTTSERTNLTNHQMKLRQSVSLRQNPYNLGVVRNLASFFQLRCCGLFKPAVVDWTQQFPPNREQHVFGQADMV, from the exons ATGGACTGGACCGAGAGCAGCACC GATCACGGCCACATGCGTGACGGCTGTCACCACGGACATGCGGGTCACTCTCACAGCCACGGGCCGAGAGCGGCGGCGTTCGGCAGCATGCCTCATCCCTTTGCGCCGGCTTTTCAAGGGCCGTTTGGCAAGAGCGCAGATCAGACGATGGACCTCACTCAGCAGCCGAAGAAACGCTCGCACATGGACGACAGCGCCAGCTGGGACATCGTGAAGGCAACACA GTTCGGTATCCTGGAGCGCTGcaaggagctggtggaggcagGATACGACGTCAGGCAGCCGGACAAAGAGAACGTGACTCTGCTGCACTGGGCGGCCATCAACAACCGCTCCGAGCTGGTCAA GTATTTCATTTCTAATGGGGCGATAGTGGACCAGCTCGGGGGGGACCTgaactcctctcctcttcactggGCCATCAG GCAGGGCCACCTCCCCATGGTGATCCAGCTGATGAGATACGGAGCAGATCCCTCCATCGCCGACGGAGAAGGTTACCGCGCTCTGCACCTCGCCATCCTCTTCCAGCACATGGCTATAGCTGCTTATCTAATGGCTAAAGGACAG GAAGTCGATGGGCCGGACTGCAACGGACAGACGCCGCTGATGTTAGCAGCTCAGAAGATTATTGG GCCGGAACCCACTAACTTCCTCATCAAGAATAACGCTTCGGTGAGCGCCGTGGACAAGGTGAACAGGAACACTCCGCTGCACTGCGCCGTGCTCGCAGGAAACGTAGACGCTGCCCACCTACTGCTGGACGCTGGCGCCAGTGTGGACGCAGATAATATCAAT GGTCACACGCCCATTGATTTGGCGCACCAGGTGCACAGCCCGCTGCTCATTCACATGCTCAACCACGTCAAGCAGGAGAGGATCCGCTCCAACTCGCGCTGCCTGCGGATTGTCAACAGATACAGG GCGATTCTGCAGTTTCTGCTCTGCACGACCATGTTCGGGTGTGTGGGCGCAATAGTTGATATGAACTCAGACTCCTGGTTGCTCAAAGGGGTCCTGCTGGTCTGTGTGATAGGTGTGATCAACCTGGTCTCAAG GAATTTCCCGAGTCCGTCCTTTCAGTCTCTCCTCCCGGCTGCATCTCTCATGGCCTCTGTTTTCTGGATGCTCGTCacctggttcctctggttcctgcCAG ATGGACCCAGCACCACAGTTCAGGTTCTGTTCACCCTGAACGCCACTGCTCTGCTCTACTACTACCTCCGCACCTGCAGGACGGACCCTGGCTTCGTCAAGGCAaccgaggaggagaagaaaatg AATGTGTTGGTGTTGGCTGAAGCCGGCTGTCTGGACCCCAGGATACTCTGCACCTCCTGCATG ATAAAGAAACCAGCGAGAGCGCAGCACTGCTACACGTGTGACGCCTGCGTGGCGAAGCAGGACCACCACTCCGTCTGGACCAACAGCTGCATCG GTGCGAGGAACCATCACTacttcatcctcttcctgttctccctGGTGCTCATGGGAGCCTGGATGTTCTACGGTTCTCTCGTGT ACTGGTCGACTCACTGTGTGCTGCATTACGAGGAGCAGGGCCTGTGGGGCGTGGTCTCCGCCCTGGTCAGCTGCTCTCCCTGGGTGCTCAGCATCTTCCTGCTGGCCTTCTACCACACATGCTGGTCCAGCTTGATCCTGCTACTGCAGCTCTACCAG ATTGCCTTTCTCGGACTGACCACAAGCGAGCGGACGAATCTGACGAATCACCAGATGAAGCTGCGGCAGTCGGTCTCCCTGAGACAGAATCCATACAA TTTGGGCGTGGTGCGGAACCTCGCCTCCTTTTTCCAGCTGCGTTGCTGCGGCCTCTTCAAACCGGCCGTCGTGGACTGGACGCAGCAGTTCCCTCCCAACCGCGAGCAGCACGTGTTCGGACAGGCCGACATGGTCTGA
- the csrp3 gene encoding cysteine and glycine-rich protein 3, translating to MPNWGGGAKCAACEKSVYHAEEIQCNGRSFHKTCFICMSCRKGLDSTTMAAHESEIYCKSCYGKKYGPKGYGYGQGAGALSSDPPGQNVDLRPHESKPKPAATNSNPSKCQQKFGGSDRCSRCSRCSKAVYAAEKVMGAGKPWHKTCFRCALCGKSLESTTVTDKDGELYCKVCYAKNFGPKGFGLGNEAMLEERQ from the exons ATGCCAAACTGGGGAGGAGGAGCCAAGTGTGCGGCCTGTGAGAAGTCGGTGTATCATGCAGAGGAGATCCAGTGTAATGGGAGGAGCTTCCATAAAACCTGCTTCATCTGCA TGAGCTGCAGAAAAGGGCTGGACAGCACCACGATGGCAGCGCACGAGTCCGAGATCTACTGCAAGTCCTGCTACGGCAAGAAATATGGGCCCAAAGGCTACGGATACGGGCAGGGAGCCGGAGCTCTGAGCTCGGATCCTCCCGGACAGAACGTGGACCTGCGGCCTCACGA ATCTAAACCCAAACCCGCCGCAACAAACTCAAACCCCAGTAAATGTCAGCAGAAGTTCGGCGGGTCGGACCGCTGCTCTCGCTGCTCTCGCTGCTCTAAAGCCGTGTACGCAGCGGAGAAGGTGATGGGAGCAGGAAAG ccctgGCATAAAACCTGTTTTCGCTGTGCACTGTGCGGTAAAAGCCTCGAGTCGACCACAGTGACCGACAAGGATGGAGAGCTGTACTGtaaag TTTGCTACGCTAAAAACTTTGGCCCGAAAGGCTTCGGTCTGGGGAACGAGGCCATGCTGGAGGAACGACAGTGA